Part of the Nitrospinota bacterium genome is shown below.
CCAGGGCATAGGCATGGATATTTCCACTGCCAAATGTGCCGAATTGATATAAGAATTCAAAGTTGTAATCCAGGTTCTTCACTTTACCCCACAGGCGGGTTCCAAAAGTGTGGCGTTTTTCCTCTCCCTGCCCCTGGTCATAAACTGCATCTCGGTCATAGAGTCCCAGATAATAGAGATCGGCATTAAAGGAAAATTTCACCGGTAACTTTTTTCGTACTCCATACACTCCCCAAATTTTCTTTTTATTATTGGACTCATCATCAAAAACGTCCTGGCCAATATTTACAGGGCGAGCACCGAAGACCGTTAAATCCCATTTACCCGCATTTAATATTCCCATCACCGCATCATGACTGAGTCGCAAATTAGGTCGTTCACGGTAATTTAAAAAACGCCTGCTACCAAAAATAATTTCCTGGCGTCCGGCACGTAAACTTAGAGCTCGCCCGGAATCTTTCCACAACTGTACGTCAACAAACCCCTGGTTCACGTCGAGTGAATCCTTATCCACTCCCCGGGGACCTCCATTACGTCCAGTTTGAAGGCCGCTCATCAACTGGCCGAACAGCCGGACACGCTCTCCAAGGTGAAGGTCGGCATGCGCAAGATACCGTTGGAGGTAATATCCATTACTATCCTGAGAGCCTTGTCCCCAATTGTTATTATCAATGAATTCGAAATGCTGTCGGGTTTCTCCACCCAGAGTCAAATAGTTTGATTCGGAATCGTTCAAAGGGATGTACTTCAAGGAATCGAAAAAATCTGTTCTATTAGCTGGGTCTTTAAGGAATCTGTAGTTCTCCTCATATCGCGACTGATTGAACTTTGGCCGCTCATCTCCAGCCCATGCCGGCAAGGTAAGCCAAAACATTATGACCAGGAACAACCAGCTCTTACGCAAACATGTTAGTGAAATAAAAATTCTATTTGAGGAAATCACAATCATTCCATTTCAGAAACATCAAATCAATTATTGAGAAAGCCATTCAAGGAAAAGAAAAAGCTCGAGTATTTATTTAATTAAATGTCCACTTTTCAAAAAAATTTATCCAAAATATCCTAACTACCAAAGTTTTTAACAACCATCACTATTTTATCATTGATATAAACGCCTCTGGAACATCAACTTGTAAGTATATTTAAATAAATGTAAGCATTATTACATTTCTATCTAGACTCTAATAAAAGCTGAAAGAATAACCATTCAAACCATGATACGTCAAAGATGGTAGAACCTATTATATTTAAAAAAGGGTCAGAACAAGGACAGATAGCTAGAA
Proteins encoded:
- a CDS encoding alginate export family protein; this encodes MIVISSNRIFISLTCLRKSWLFLVIMFWLTLPAWAGDERPKFNQSRYEENYRFLKDPANRTDFFDSLKYIPLNDSESNYLTLGGETRQHFEFIDNNNWGQGSQDSNGYYLQRYLAHADLHLGERVRLFGQLMSGLQTGRNGGPRGVDKDSLDVNQGFVDVQLWKDSGRALSLRAGRQEIIFGSRRFLNYRERPNLRLSHDAVMGILNAGKWDLTVFGARPVNIGQDVFDDESNNKKKIWGVYGVRKKLPVKFSFNADLYYLGLYDRDAVYDQGQGEEKRHTFGTRLWGKVKNLDYNFEFLYQFGTFGSGNIHAYALASDTGYTVPLSGGGKVRFSLRADIYSGDDDPADSDLNSFNPFFPKGKHISQLAASGLINQRDLHPRITLTLNEHWSATTSALFIWRDSLDDGIYSIANGLLRSGQSSRARYVGTQPELEVTYSFNRYLDLKGIFVHFRAGDFIQETPPGSDINYLGSMLTFRF